A single region of the Bacteroides luhongzhouii genome encodes:
- a CDS encoding saccharopine dehydrogenase family protein: MGRVLIIGAGGVGTVVAHKVAQNADVFTDIMIASRTKEKCDKIVEAIGNPNIKTAKVDADNVEELVALFNDFKPEMVINVALPYQDLTIMEACLKAGVNYLDTANYEPKDEAHFEYSWQWAYHDRFKEAGLTAILGCGFDPGVSGIYTAYAAKHYFDEIQYLDIVDCNAGNHHKAFATNFNPEINIREITQNGRYFENGEWVTTGPLEIHKDLTYPNIGPRDSYLLYHEELESLVKHYPTIKRARFWMTFGQEYLTHLRVIQNIGMARIDEVDYNGMKIVPLQFLKAVLPNPQDLGENYEGETSIGCRIRGLKDGKERTYYVYNNCSHQEAYQETGMQGVSYTTGVPAMIGAMMFFKGEWNRPGVNNVEEFNPDPFMEQLNKQGLPWHEEFDKDLEL, encoded by the coding sequence ATGGGTAGAGTTCTTATTATTGGTGCGGGCGGTGTTGGCACTGTCGTTGCACACAAAGTGGCACAAAATGCCGATGTATTTACAGATATCATGATTGCCAGTCGTACGAAAGAGAAATGCGATAAAATCGTCGAGGCAATAGGTAACCCCAATATAAAAACAGCTAAAGTTGACGCAGACAATGTAGAAGAGCTGGTAGCCTTATTCAATGATTTCAAACCGGAAATGGTGATTAATGTAGCTCTCCCTTATCAGGATCTGACGATTATGGAAGCTTGTCTGAAAGCTGGAGTGAACTATCTGGACACCGCTAACTATGAGCCGAAAGATGAAGCTCATTTTGAATATAGCTGGCAGTGGGCTTATCACGATCGTTTTAAAGAAGCAGGTCTGACAGCTATCCTCGGTTGCGGATTCGACCCGGGAGTAAGCGGTATCTATACTGCTTATGCAGCTAAACATTATTTTGATGAGATTCAATATCTGGACATTGTAGACTGCAATGCAGGTAACCACCATAAGGCTTTTGCTACAAACTTCAATCCGGAAATCAACATCCGCGAAATTACACAGAACGGACGCTATTTCGAGAATGGCGAATGGGTTACTACCGGTCCGTTGGAAATCCACAAAGACCTGACATACCCGAACATCGGTCCACGTGACTCTTATCTTCTTTATCACGAAGAACTGGAATCATTGGTGAAACATTATCCGACTATCAAACGTGCACGTTTCTGGATGACTTTCGGACAGGAGTATTTAACCCATTTACGTGTTATCCAAAACATCGGTATGGCACGAATCGACGAGGTTGACTATAACGGAATGAAGATTGTACCATTACAATTCTTGAAAGCTGTATTGCCTAACCCGCAGGATTTAGGAGAAAACTACGAAGGAGAAACTTCTATCGGTTGTCGTATCCGTGGTCTGAAAGATGGTAAGGAACGTACTTACTATGTATACAACAACTGTAGTCACCAGGAAGCTTATCAGGAAACTGGTATGCAGGGAGTTAGCTACACCACCGGAGTTCCGGCAATGATTGGAGCCATGATGTTCTTCAAAGGCGAATGGAACCGTCCGGGTGTAAACAACGTGGAAGAATTCAATCCGGATCCGTTCATGGAACAACTCAATAAGCAAGGTCTTCCCTGGCATGAAGAGTTTGACAAGGATTTGGAATTATAA
- a CDS encoding LysR family transcriptional regulator: protein MSDFRLKVFQSVAKNLSFTKASQELFVSQPAITKHIQELETCYQARLFDRQGSKISLTKAGELLLKHSEKILDDYKQLEYEMHLLHNEYIGELKLGASTTIAQYVLPPLLANFIAKFPQINLSLINGNSRGVEAALQEHRIDLGLVEGIFRLPNLKYTPFLQDELVAVVHTLSKLAVPDEITPEDLPNIPLVLRERGSGTLDVFERSLLQHNLKLSSLNVLMYLGSTESIKLFLEHTECMGIVSIRSVHKELVAGNLRVIEIKGMPMLREFNFVQLQGQEGGLSQVFMRFVGHNSKSL, encoded by the coding sequence GTGTCCGATTTTCGTTTAAAAGTATTTCAGAGCGTAGCAAAGAATTTAAGCTTTACGAAGGCTTCGCAAGAGTTGTTTGTCAGCCAGCCTGCTATCACTAAACATATTCAGGAGTTGGAGACTTGCTATCAGGCTCGTTTGTTCGACCGTCAAGGAAGTAAAATTTCGCTGACTAAGGCTGGAGAGTTATTGTTGAAGCATAGCGAGAAGATTCTGGACGATTATAAACAGTTGGAATATGAAATGCATCTGTTACATAATGAATATATTGGTGAACTGAAACTGGGAGCCAGTACTACGATTGCGCAATATGTACTTCCTCCTTTGTTGGCAAACTTTATAGCCAAGTTTCCGCAAATCAATCTTTCTTTAATTAATGGAAATTCCCGGGGAGTGGAAGCCGCCTTGCAAGAACATCGAATTGATTTAGGATTGGTAGAGGGTATCTTCCGTTTACCTAATCTGAAGTATACTCCATTTTTGCAAGATGAATTGGTTGCTGTGGTGCATACACTGAGCAAATTGGCCGTTCCGGATGAGATAACTCCAGAAGATTTGCCAAATATTCCTTTAGTATTGCGGGAAAGAGGTTCTGGAACATTGGATGTATTTGAACGCTCTCTGTTGCAGCATAATCTAAAGCTCTCTTCTTTGAATGTATTGATGTATCTTGGTAGTACGGAGAGTATCAAGCTTTTTTTGGAACATACGGAGTGTATGGGAATTGTTTCTATCCGTTCGGTGCATAAAGAGCTGGTAGCCGGTAATCTGCGTGTGATCGAAATAAAAGGAATGCCGATGCTGCGCGAGTTTAACTTTGTGCAATTACAGGGGCAGGAGGGAGGATTATCACAAGTATTTATGCGTTTTGTCGGACATAATAGTAAGAGCCTGTAG
- a CDS encoding YccF domain-containing protein codes for MGCLMNLLWLLLGGIFTAVEYLISSILMMLTIIGIPFGMQTLKLAGLALWPFGKEVRSGNRSSGCLYILMNILWIFLGGIWICLSHLVFGVILCITIIGIPFGLQHFKLAALALSPFGKDIVTV; via the coding sequence ATGGGCTGTTTAATGAATTTATTGTGGCTGTTGCTTGGTGGTATCTTTACTGCTGTTGAATACCTCATCTCAAGCATATTGATGATGCTTACCATTATTGGCATTCCGTTTGGTATGCAAACCTTGAAATTGGCAGGGCTTGCTTTGTGGCCTTTTGGTAAAGAGGTAAGAAGTGGGAACCGCTCCAGTGGTTGTCTTTATATATTAATGAATATTCTGTGGATATTTTTGGGTGGCATTTGGATTTGTCTGTCCCATTTGGTTTTCGGGGTTATACTGTGTATTACTATCATTGGTATTCCTTTTGGTTTACAGCATTTTAAGTTGGCAGCCTTAGCGTTATCACCTTTTGGGAAAGATATTGTAACAGTGTAG
- the bcp gene encoding thioredoxin-dependent thiol peroxidase, whose amino-acid sequence MINVGDKAPEVLGINEKGEEIHLSAYKGKKIVLYFYPKDSTSGCTAQACNLRDNYSELRKAGYEVIGVSVDNEKSHQKFIEKNNLPFTLIADTDKKLVEEFGVWGEKKLYGRAYMGTFRTTFLINEEGIVERIITPKEVKTKEHASQILNQ is encoded by the coding sequence ATGATAAACGTAGGAGATAAAGCACCGGAAGTCTTGGGTATCAATGAGAAAGGCGAAGAAATCCATTTAAGTGCTTATAAAGGAAAAAAAATTGTATTGTACTTCTACCCAAAGGACAGTACATCAGGTTGCACCGCACAAGCGTGTAATCTGCGCGACAACTATTCCGAACTACGTAAAGCCGGCTATGAAGTAATCGGTGTCAGCGTAGACAATGAAAAGTCGCACCAGAAATTCATCGAAAAGAACAATCTTCCTTTCACTCTGATTGCTGACACTGACAAAAAGTTAGTAGAAGAATTTGGAGTATGGGGAGAAAAGAAACTGTACGGACGTGCTTACATGGGGACTTTCCGCACTACTTTCCTGATAAATGAAGAAGGAATCGTAGAACGGATTATCACTCCCAAAGAAGTGAAGACCAAGGAACATGCCTCACAGATTTTAAATCAATAA
- the clpB gene encoding ATP-dependent chaperone ClpB, translating into MNFNNFTIKSQEAVQEAVNLVQSRGQQAIEPVHIMQGVMKVGENVTNFIFQKLGINGQQVALVVDKQIDSLPKVSGGEPYLSRESNEVLQKATQYSKEMGDEFVSLEPIILALLTVKSTVSTILKDAGMTEKELRNAISELRKGEKVTSQSSEDTYQSLEKYAINLNEAARSGKLDPVIGRDEEIRRVLQILSRRTKNNPILIGEPGTGKTAIVEGLAHRILRGDVPENLKNKQVYSLDMGALVAGAKYKGEFEERLKSVVNEVKKSEGDIILFIDEIHTLVGAGKGEGAMDAANILKPALARGELRSIGATTLDEYQKYFEKDKALERRFQIVQVDEPDNLSTISILRGLKERYENHHHVRIKDDAIIAAVELSSRYITDRFLPDKAIDLMDEAAAKLRMEVDSVPEELDEISRKIKQLEIEREAIKRENDKPKLEIIGKELAELKEQEKSFKAKWQSEKTLMDKIQQNKVEIENLKFEAEKAEREGDYGKVAEIRYGKLQALDKEIEDTQKQLRDMQGDKAMIKEEVDAEDIADVVSRWTGIPVSKMLQSEKDKLLHLEEELHQRVIGQDEAIEAVADAVRRSRAGLQDPKRPIGSFIFLGTTGVGKTELAKALAEFLFDDETMMTRIDMSEYQEKHSVSRLVGAPPGYVGYDEGGQLTEAIRRKPYSVVLFDEIEKAHPDVFNILLQVLDDGRLTDNKGRVVNFKNTIIIMTSNMGSSYIQSQMEKLHGSNKEEVIEETKKEVMNMLKKTIRPEFLNRIDETIMFLPLNEKEIKQIVLLQIKGVQKMLAENGVELQLTEGALNFLSQVGYDPEFGARPVKRAIQRYLLNDLSKKLLSQEVDRSKAIIVDADGDGLVFRN; encoded by the coding sequence ATGAACTTTAACAATTTTACCATTAAATCTCAAGAAGCGGTACAGGAGGCCGTAAACCTGGTACAAAGCCGGGGGCAACAAGCCATTGAACCTGTCCACATCATGCAGGGAGTAATGAAGGTAGGCGAAAACGTCACTAATTTTATCTTCCAAAAACTTGGTATAAACGGACAACAGGTAGCTCTCGTGGTCGACAAGCAAATCGATTCACTGCCAAAAGTATCTGGCGGAGAACCGTACCTAAGTCGTGAATCCAACGAAGTTTTGCAGAAAGCAACACAGTACTCTAAAGAAATGGGCGACGAGTTTGTTTCATTGGAGCCTATCATATTGGCATTGCTGACTGTTAAGAGTACCGTCTCCACGATCTTGAAAGATGCTGGTATGACAGAAAAAGAATTGCGCAATGCTATCAGCGAATTGAGAAAAGGAGAAAAGGTAACATCACAATCCAGTGAAGATACTTATCAATCATTGGAAAAATATGCTATCAACCTGAACGAAGCTGCCCGTAGCGGAAAACTGGATCCCGTAATCGGACGCGATGAAGAAATCCGCCGGGTATTACAGATATTGAGCCGCCGTACAAAGAATAACCCGATTCTGATTGGTGAACCGGGTACCGGTAAGACGGCCATCGTAGAAGGGTTAGCACATCGTATTCTTCGTGGAGATGTACCCGAAAATCTAAAAAACAAACAAGTTTATTCACTGGATATGGGAGCACTGGTTGCCGGTGCAAAATATAAAGGTGAATTTGAAGAACGATTGAAATCGGTTGTCAATGAGGTGAAGAAATCAGAAGGTGATATTATTCTGTTTATTGATGAAATTCATACACTGGTAGGTGCCGGAAAAGGTGAAGGTGCCATGGATGCCGCCAACATTCTAAAGCCCGCCTTAGCTCGTGGAGAACTACGTTCCATTGGAGCAACAACCCTCGACGAGTATCAAAAATACTTCGAAAAGGATAAAGCATTGGAGCGTCGTTTCCAAATCGTGCAAGTGGACGAACCGGATAACTTGAGTACCATTTCCATCCTTCGTGGATTGAAAGAACGTTACGAAAACCATCATCACGTACGTATCAAAGATGACGCAATCATTGCAGCCGTCGAATTGAGTAGCCGTTACATCACCGACCGTTTCCTGCCGGATAAAGCCATTGACCTGATGGACGAAGCCGCAGCCAAACTGCGTATGGAGGTAGATTCTGTTCCTGAAGAACTGGATGAGATTTCCCGTAAAATCAAGCAGTTGGAAATTGAGCGTGAAGCTATCAAACGCGAAAACGATAAACCGAAACTGGAAATCATCGGTAAGGAACTTGCCGAGCTCAAAGAACAGGAAAAGTCCTTTAAAGCTAAATGGCAAAGTGAGAAAACGCTGATGGATAAAATCCAGCAGAACAAGGTTGAGATAGAGAATCTTAAATTTGAAGCAGAAAAAGCCGAACGTGAAGGCGATTATGGTAAAGTAGCCGAAATCCGTTATGGTAAACTTCAGGCTTTGGATAAAGAAATAGAAGATACTCAAAAGCAACTGCGTGATATGCAAGGCGATAAAGCCATGATTAAGGAGGAGGTAGACGCTGAAGATATTGCTGATGTTGTTTCCCGCTGGACTGGTATCCCTGTCAGCAAGATGCTGCAAAGTGAAAAAGATAAACTGTTGCACTTGGAAGAAGAACTTCATCAACGTGTAATTGGTCAGGACGAAGCGATTGAAGCGGTGGCAGATGCTGTGCGCCGTAGTCGTGCCGGATTACAAGATCCGAAACGTCCGATCGGATCATTTATCTTCTTGGGAACCACCGGTGTAGGTAAAACCGAATTGGCAAAGGCATTGGCGGAGTTCCTGTTTGATGACGAAACGATGATGACTCGTATCGATATGAGTGAGTATCAGGAAAAGCATAGTGTCTCCCGTTTAGTCGGAGCGCCTCCGGGATACGTTGGATACGATGAAGGCGGTCAGTTGACAGAAGCGATACGACGGAAACCGTACTCTGTTGTCCTGTTTGACGAAATAGAAAAGGCTCATCCGGATGTATTTAATATTCTGTTACAGGTATTGGATGACGGACGACTGACTGACAATAAAGGAAGGGTGGTCAACTTCAAAAATACCATTATCATCATGACTTCAAATATGGGTAGTTCTTATATACAAAGTCAGATGGAGAAGTTGCATGGTTCCAATAAGGAAGAAGTAATCGAAGAAACGAAGAAGGAAGTGATGAATATGTTGAAAAAGACAATTCGTCCAGAATTCCTGAACCGTATTGATGAAACGATTATGTTCTTACCATTGAACGAAAAAGAAATCAAGCAAATTGTGCTTTTACAAATAAAGGGAGTACAGAAAATGCTTGCTGAAAACGGAGTGGAACTGCAATTGACAGAAGGAGCATTGAACTTCTTATCGCAAGTGGGTTATGATCCGGAATTTGGAGCTCGTCCCGTGAAGAGAGCTATTCAACGCTATCTGCTGAATGATCTATCCAAGAAGTTACTATCTCAGGAAGTAGACCGAAGCAAAGCAATTATCGTTGATGCCGACGGAGACGGATTAGTATTCAGAAATTAA
- a CDS encoding DUF6621 family protein: protein MSDKPQIKLSETVVLIDAAFLNFVITDIKGYFEKTLHRSLQEIDLSKLTTYMTLDAGITEGKNEVQFLFVYDKESSRLQYCQPSDLQEELNGVAFQSPYGEYSFASVPSEGMVSREDLFLDLLSIVSDSADVKRIIVISFNEEYGKKVTDALREVKDKDIIQFRMNEPEFPVDYKWDILAFPVMQALGIKAEEL from the coding sequence ATGAGTGATAAGCCCCAAATAAAACTTTCTGAAACAGTGGTGTTGATTGACGCTGCTTTCTTGAATTTTGTAATAACAGATATAAAAGGATATTTTGAAAAGACTTTGCATCGTTCTTTACAAGAGATAGACCTCTCGAAGTTGACCACCTATATGACTTTGGATGCAGGGATTACAGAAGGGAAGAATGAAGTGCAATTCCTTTTTGTGTATGATAAAGAATCCAGTCGGTTGCAATATTGCCAACCTTCCGATTTGCAGGAAGAACTGAATGGAGTTGCTTTCCAGAGCCCTTATGGTGAGTATTCTTTTGCCAGTGTCCCATCGGAAGGGATGGTGTCGAGGGAGGATTTATTTTTGGATCTACTCTCTATCGTTTCCGATTCGGCTGACGTGAAAAGAATAATCGTTATTTCTTTTAATGAGGAGTATGGAAAGAAGGTGACGGATGCTTTGCGTGAAGTGAAAGACAAGGATATCATTCAATTCCGTATGAATGAGCCGGAATTTCCGGTAGATTATAAATGGGATATATTGGCTTTCCCTGTCATGCAGGCGTTGGGAATAAAGGCAGAAGAGTTGTAA
- the recA gene encoding recombinase RecA has protein sequence MAKKDELNFETDNKMASSEKLKALQAAMEKIEKSFGKGSIMKMGDDSVEQVEVIPTGSIALNVALGVGGYPRGRIIEIYGPESSGKTTLAIHAIAEAQKAGGIAAFIDAEHAFDRFYASKLGVNIDDLYISQPDNGEQALEIAEQLIRSSAIDIIVIDSVAALTPKAEIEGDMGDNKVGLQARLMSQALRKLTAAVSKTRTTCIFINQLREKIGVMFGNPETTTGGNALKFYASVRLDIRGSQPIKDGEEILGKLTKVKVVKNKVAPPFRRAEFDIMFGEGISHSGEIIDLGADLGIIKKSGSWYSYNDTKLGQGRDAAKQCIMDNPELAEELEGLIFEELKKK, from the coding sequence ATGGCAAAGAAAGACGAACTTAATTTTGAAACAGATAATAAAATGGCATCAAGCGAAAAACTAAAAGCCTTACAGGCTGCCATGGAAAAGATAGAAAAGAGCTTCGGTAAAGGTTCTATCATGAAAATGGGTGATGATAGTGTTGAACAAGTAGAAGTGATCCCGACAGGCTCTATTGCCCTGAACGTGGCACTTGGCGTTGGAGGTTATCCTAGAGGTAGAATCATCGAAATCTATGGCCCGGAGTCTTCCGGTAAAACAACATTGGCTATTCACGCCATTGCTGAAGCACAAAAGGCCGGAGGTATCGCTGCTTTTATTGATGCCGAACACGCTTTCGACCGTTTCTACGCATCTAAACTAGGCGTAAATATCGATGATCTTTACATCTCTCAACCGGATAACGGAGAGCAGGCGTTGGAGATTGCGGAACAACTGATCCGTTCTTCTGCTATCGACATCATCGTTATTGACTCTGTAGCCGCACTGACTCCTAAAGCGGAAATTGAGGGCGACATGGGTGACAACAAAGTAGGTCTTCAGGCACGTTTGATGTCGCAGGCACTCCGTAAATTGACGGCTGCTGTGAGCAAGACACGTACGACTTGTATTTTCATCAACCAGTTGCGTGAGAAGATCGGCGTTATGTTCGGTAATCCGGAAACAACAACTGGTGGTAACGCTTTGAAGTTCTACGCTTCTGTACGTCTGGATATCCGTGGTAGCCAACCTATCAAAGATGGCGAAGAGATTCTTGGTAAACTGACTAAGGTGAAAGTGGTGAAGAATAAAGTAGCACCTCCTTTCCGCAGAGCTGAATTTGACATCATGTTCGGTGAAGGTATCTCCCATTCCGGAGAAATCATCGACTTGGGTGCTGACTTGGGAATCATCAAGAAAAGTGGTTCATGGTATAGCTACAACGACACTAAATTAGGACAAGGACGTGATGCCGCCAAGCAATGTATCATGGATAATCCTGAATTGGCTGAAGAACTGGAAGGATTGATCTTCGAAGAATTGAAGAAGAAATAA
- a CDS encoding META domain-containing protein yields the protein MKKVFVSICIAGAALAMSSCRSVEKAIPLSSINGEWNIIEVNGSKITPGESRTLPFIAFDTATGRVSGNSGCNRMMGSFDVNAKPGSLELTGMASTRMMCPDMTTENNVLNAFAQVKGYKKAGKDKMYLCNSSNRPVVVLQKKEADVKLSVLNGEWKIKEVNGEAIPSGMEKQPFIAFDVKKKTIHGNAGCNLINGGFETSTSNAKSISFPGVASTMMACPDMETEGKVLKAINEVKSFDVLSGGGIGLYDANGALVIVLEK from the coding sequence ATGAAGAAAGTATTTGTTTCAATTTGCATTGCTGGTGCAGCACTTGCAATGTCTTCGTGCCGTTCGGTTGAGAAGGCAATCCCCCTATCATCTATTAATGGTGAATGGAATATCATAGAAGTCAATGGCTCGAAAATTACTCCGGGCGAAAGTAGAACCCTTCCTTTTATCGCTTTTGATACAGCAACCGGTCGTGTGTCCGGCAATAGTGGCTGTAATCGTATGATGGGTAGCTTCGATGTAAATGCGAAGCCGGGAAGCCTTGAACTTACAGGAATGGCTAGTACCCGAATGATGTGTCCGGATATGACTACTGAAAATAATGTGTTGAATGCTTTTGCTCAAGTAAAAGGATACAAGAAGGCAGGTAAAGACAAGATGTATCTTTGCAATTCGTCCAACCGTCCGGTTGTCGTTCTACAAAAAAAGGAGGCTGATGTGAAACTTTCGGTTTTGAATGGAGAATGGAAAATTAAAGAAGTGAATGGTGAAGCAATTCCTTCCGGTATGGAAAAACAACCTTTCATTGCTTTTGATGTGAAGAAAAAGACCATTCATGGCAATGCAGGATGTAATTTGATTAATGGTGGTTTTGAAACCAGTACAAGTAATGCCAAATCTATTTCTTTCCCGGGAGTAGCAAGCACAATGATGGCTTGTCCTGATATGGAAACAGAAGGTAAGGTGCTGAAAGCTATCAATGAAGTGAAATCCTTCGATGTGTTGTCCGGTGGTGGCATTGGTTTGTATGATGCAAACGGTGCATTGGTCATCGTGTTGGAAAAGTAA
- a CDS encoding YeiH family protein produces MFEKGNRANTLHGILLIALFSFAAFYIAEVPIVKELSFSPLIVGIVLGMLYANSLRNKLPETWVPGIKFCTKQVLRYGIVLYGFRLTLTQVVAVGLPAIIVDIIIVAGTIFLGIWFGRLLKMDKDTTLMTSTGSAICGAAAVLGAEPVVKCEGHKTAIAVSTVVIFGTISMFLYPIMYRMGWLGGLSDTGVAIYTGSTLHEVAHVAGAGNAMDPTDVLGIAGTATITKMIRVMMLAPVLVIMSFALASRKKVSVNGTVEKSRISIPWFAFGFIGIICLNSFLQYLCGVDSVKEIPLNGTIEYIDTFMLTMAMTALGTETSLDKFKQAGAKPFVLAGMLYIWLVVGGYWITKYLLEIF; encoded by the coding sequence ATGTTTGAAAAAGGAAACAGAGCGAACACTTTACATGGTATTCTGCTAATAGCTCTATTCTCATTTGCGGCATTTTATATTGCCGAAGTTCCTATTGTGAAAGAACTTTCGTTTAGTCCGTTGATTGTTGGTATTGTGCTAGGGATGCTTTATGCCAACAGTTTGAGAAACAAACTTCCTGAAACATGGGTACCCGGAATTAAGTTTTGTACAAAACAAGTGTTGCGTTATGGTATTGTGCTTTACGGTTTCCGGTTGACGTTAACGCAGGTTGTGGCCGTAGGTTTGCCTGCTATTATTGTTGATATAATTATTGTGGCTGGTACCATATTTCTTGGAATATGGTTTGGACGTTTGTTGAAAATGGATAAAGATACGACCTTGATGACTTCTACAGGCAGTGCTATATGCGGAGCGGCAGCAGTACTTGGGGCTGAGCCGGTAGTGAAGTGCGAAGGGCATAAGACTGCTATTGCAGTTTCTACAGTTGTGATATTCGGTACAATTTCAATGTTTTTGTATCCTATTATGTATCGTATGGGCTGGTTGGGCGGACTATCGGACACAGGTGTTGCTATTTATACCGGAAGTACCTTGCATGAAGTGGCACATGTGGCAGGTGCAGGCAATGCGATGGATCCTACTGATGTTTTAGGGATTGCCGGAACAGCTACCATTACTAAAATGATTCGTGTCATGATGTTGGCTCCGGTACTTGTCATTATGAGTTTTGCATTGGCGAGTCGTAAAAAAGTATCTGTTAATGGTACGGTAGAGAAGAGTAGAATCAGTATACCTTGGTTTGCTTTTGGATTTATCGGCATTATTTGTTTGAATTCATTCTTACAATATTTGTGTGGAGTGGATAGTGTGAAGGAAATCCCGTTAAACGGAACAATTGAATATATTGATACCTTTATGTTGACAATGGCTATGACGGCTTTGGGTACAGAAACTAGTCTTGACAAATTCAAACAGGCTGGTGCCAAACCGTTTGTATTGGCGGGAATGCTTTATATCTGGTTAGTTGTGGGAGGTTATTGGATAACGAAATATTTGCTTGAAATATTCTAA